The proteins below come from a single Odontesthes bonariensis isolate fOdoBon6 chromosome 18, fOdoBon6.hap1, whole genome shotgun sequence genomic window:
- the LOC142367198 gene encoding cell division control protein 42 homolog, whose protein sequence is MKVVKCVVVGDFEAQKTQLLIAHTTAKFPSEYVPTVFDSYTVTVMIGGEPYTLGLFDTANQEDYDRLRPLSYPQTDVFLVCFSVVSPSSFENVRKKWVPEISHHCPGTPFLLVGTQMELRDDSTTLEELAKVKGKAVTYKSGEKLARELNAIKYMECSVHMQNSLKNVFDEAILAALKIQNDKPKKGCILL, encoded by the exons ATGAAGgttgtaaagtgtgtggtggttggtgaCTTTGAAGCCCAAAAGACCCAGCTGCTCATCGCCCACACCACAGCCAAGTTTCCCTCTGAATACGTCCCCACG GTGTTTGACAGCTATACCGTGACCGTGATGATCGGTGGGGAGCCGTACACTCTGGGACTGTTCGACACTGCAA ATCAGGAGGACTATGACAGACTACGACCCCTCAGCTACCCCCAGACTGATGTCTTCCTCGTCTGTTTCTCCGTTGTATCGCCTTCCTCCTTTGAGAACGTCAGAAAGAAG TGGGTTCCAGAGATTTCCCACCACTGCCCAGGAACGCCCTTCCTGCTGGTCGGGACTCAGATGGAGCTGAGAGACGACAGCACCACTCTGGAGGAACTGGCCAAGGTGAAAGGGAAAGCAGTGACCTATAAGAGTGGAGAGAAACTGGCCCGTGAGCTCAATGCCATCAAATATATGGAGTGTTCAGTTCACATGCAG AACAGTTTGAAGAATGTATTTGATGAGGCCATCCTTGCTGCTCTGAAAATCCAAAACGACAAACCCAAAAAGGGCTGCATCCTCCTATAG